From a single Silene latifolia isolate original U9 population chromosome 6, ASM4854445v1, whole genome shotgun sequence genomic region:
- the LOC141588382 gene encoding protein FAR1-RELATED SEQUENCE 5-like gives MGNCSSTASTVTRRVKITRIGCRAYVRFALLHGLDGPAMIDEFSEVHNHRLTSVCNRDLDKISRSLDMFQKTLILDNSKLNIGAGLTFRQVKELVNGYENIGATLIDFKNFQRDIKCYIGLRYADLFIDRLEKLKATQPQFYFAYDVDPQNRLTKFFWADATCIRNYSFFGDAVSFDPTYGTNKYDMVFTPFTGVNHHRKSVLFAGCLLLHEDDISFQWTFQHFLTAMGQKEPQFMITDQCPGIKKVIV, from the coding sequence ATGGGTAATTGTTCGTCCACAGCTAGTACAGTTACACGGCGAGTTAAAATCACAAGAATTGGATGCCGAGCATACGTCAGATTTGCCCTTCTACATGGCCTTGATGGCCCAGCTATGATTGACGAGTTTTCTGAAGTCCACAATCATCGTCTCACCTCTGTCTGTAACAGAGATCTCGATAAGATTTCACGATCCCTTGATATGTTCCAGAAGACGCTTATCTTGGACAACTCCAAGTTGAATATTGGCGCTGGATTGACCTTTAGACAGGTTAAGGAACTTGTCAATGGGTATGAAAATATCGGTGCTAcattgatagattttaagaactttcaaagAGATATCAAGTGCTACATTGGGTTAAGATATGCTGACCTTTTCATCGATCGACTCGAGAAACTCAAAGCAACCCAACCCCAGTTCTACTTCGCCTATGATGTTGATCCGCAAAACCGTCTAACAAAGTTCTTTTGGGCTGATGCTACATGTATTAGAAACTACTCATTCTTTGGGGATGCTGTTAGCTTCGACCCTACTTACGGAACcaacaagtatgatatggtttttacaccattcaCAGGTGTTAATCACCACAGAAAGTCGGTGTTGTTTGCCGGTTGTCTCCTGTTACACGAGGATGACATCTCCTTCCAATGGACCTTTCAGCATTTCTTGACTGCCATGGGACAAAAAGAGCCACAGTTCATGATCACGGATCAATGCCCTGGCATAAAGAAGGTAATAGTGTGA